In Bifidobacterium actinocoloniiforme DSM 22766, a genomic segment contains:
- a CDS encoding vWA domain-containing protein, translating to MNGWTLAPSLGWIAGGVLTALLLAAAVCGPILRYRQRASYDASWLTVGRRSLIALVMALIVLTPSQVQTTRNQAVNATDVYVAVDVTGSMAVQDAHYGSQDTISRLDAAKRAVSDITQSYPDASFAAVRFGSSGTLDLPLTPDGRALGNWARNLTTEPTDLSAGSSLDAPLDPLVLSLKETKDRHPDDRIVLYLITDGEQTSAKSRRSFSTLRAYLDDAFTLGVGSAQGGKVPVSSRTPRQGAQTGAQDWVKDPATGQPGISKMDEGQLKAMADEMSGHYLPIDASHTLKDGPAVKTAQRYRVQVTHGERTRVTPCVWPLALILLALLAWEMVDWIRTSRRLL from the coding sequence ATGAACGGATGGACGCTGGCCCCCTCCCTGGGCTGGATCGCCGGCGGCGTGTTGACCGCCCTTTTGCTTGCGGCTGCGGTCTGCGGGCCCATACTCCGCTATAGGCAGCGCGCCAGCTACGACGCCAGCTGGCTGACTGTGGGCCGGCGCAGCCTGATCGCCCTGGTCATGGCCCTGATCGTACTGACGCCGAGCCAGGTCCAAACGACCAGGAACCAGGCCGTTAACGCAACCGACGTCTATGTAGCGGTCGATGTGACTGGTTCAATGGCCGTCCAAGACGCCCACTACGGCTCCCAGGACACCATCAGCCGGTTGGACGCCGCGAAGCGGGCCGTTTCCGACATCACCCAGTCCTACCCGGACGCCTCCTTCGCGGCCGTACGCTTCGGCTCCTCAGGCACCCTGGATCTGCCGCTCACCCCGGACGGCCGCGCCTTGGGCAACTGGGCCAGGAACCTGACGACCGAGCCCACCGACCTGTCGGCCGGCTCAAGCCTGGATGCGCCGCTCGACCCGCTGGTGCTGAGTCTGAAGGAGACGAAGGACCGTCACCCCGATGACAGAATCGTGCTTTACCTGATCACCGATGGAGAGCAGACCTCCGCCAAGAGCCGACGCTCATTCTCCACGCTCCGGGCTTATTTGGATGATGCTTTCACGCTGGGAGTCGGCTCCGCACAGGGTGGCAAGGTGCCGGTCAGTTCGCGTACGCCCAGGCAGGGGGCCCAGACCGGCGCCCAGGACTGGGTCAAGGACCCAGCCACCGGGCAACCGGGCATCTCGAAGATGGATGAGGGGCAGCTCAAAGCGATGGCCGACGAGATGAGCGGTCACTACCTGCCGATTGACGCCAGCCATACGCTCAAGGACGGCCCTGCGGTCAAGACCGCTCAACGCTATCGGGTGCAGGTGACCCACGGCGAGCGAACCCGGGTCACGCCCTGCGTCTGGCCGCTGGCCCTGATTCTCCTGGCCTTGCTGGCCTGGGAGATGGTCGACTGGATCCGCACGTCGAGGAGGCTCTTATGA
- a CDS encoding DUF6466 family protein — MNDGHQSSLRAMTGNGPEPRATFRLRVILGVLALALLVVSGIALWNAQAVSSYNQASAALSENLSQAAKPTADASKLKVAQGQVDDLFGQAGQGRAILLPGTRQAIDRNAALSRQLTAALDQLDQQQSNGSQAQQGQNASGAKRKQSQEQQGLSDEQRRKVEEMLKRNQDLQSAAPAPTSKPSSPSGQQAKPW; from the coding sequence ATGAACGACGGCCATCAATCCTCACTCCGCGCGATGACCGGGAACGGGCCCGAACCCCGCGCCACTTTCAGGCTCCGGGTCATCCTCGGCGTCCTAGCCTTGGCCCTGCTGGTCGTCAGCGGGATCGCCCTATGGAACGCTCAGGCCGTCAGCTCCTACAACCAGGCGTCCGCAGCCCTGAGCGAAAACCTGAGCCAAGCGGCCAAACCCACCGCCGATGCCAGCAAATTGAAGGTCGCGCAGGGGCAAGTGGACGATCTCTTCGGCCAGGCAGGACAGGGCCGCGCAATCCTCCTTCCCGGCACCAGGCAGGCCATCGACCGCAACGCCGCTCTCTCCCGTCAGCTGACCGCCGCCTTGGACCAGCTTGACCAGCAGCAGTCCAACGGCTCGCAGGCCCAGCAGGGACAGAACGCCTCGGGAGCCAAGAGGAAGCAAAGCCAAGAGCAACAGGGACTGAGCGACGAGCAAAGGCGGAAGGTCGAAGAGATGCTCAAGCGCAACCAGGACCTTCAATCCGCCGCTCCCGCCCCTACGAGCAAGCCCTCCTCCCCTAGCGGCCAGCAGGCCAAACCCTGGTGA
- a CDS encoding esterase/lipase family protein: MSKSITSTISGHGLSQADLAEFCAAAKALCAGGDDLKAAASAWGSLRSEMMTQSGRLLSAPCRMLAPTPPGHADFDFVLLSQRGDDHSVAFHRLSDQLSSIADGLITAYSLYSSAEDRTSSLISKLLDLAFQAEPLVCGSSAAAMAIAGSAYSSLRAGTGLHINWADVSHRTRGSQERFLNGLAGWLKHSSPLGVILDDKDQGPRGSVNAISGKFSILTSALTRLVQGDKLTVTQVEPQGRFLSRSSSISEALSNLQTLGDGGKGIGYGTVAVQKYRHTDGSIGWVVTIPGTDGKPDSPMGWEQNLELMSSRGDQRERAASARLVSQALERAGVGSKDQVALVGHSQGGIVAAAVASDLGGRYNISHVVTAGSPIANHPVPSKTWVTSVEMDDELVSSLDGSRNPQRDSWLTVRGSSGASGTPVPHSGTQAELTHGMSYQRAAWQNAASQGTPALNRHDRHFRQITQGSLEGTMYYQGRMGH; this comes from the coding sequence ATGAGCAAGTCCATCACGTCCACGATCAGCGGCCATGGCCTGAGCCAAGCCGACCTGGCTGAGTTCTGCGCAGCGGCGAAAGCCCTGTGCGCCGGCGGCGACGACCTCAAGGCAGCGGCCAGCGCTTGGGGTTCGCTCAGGAGCGAGATGATGACCCAGAGCGGAAGGCTCCTGTCTGCCCCCTGCCGCATGTTGGCCCCCACTCCCCCCGGCCACGCCGACTTCGATTTCGTCCTCCTCTCCCAGCGCGGCGATGACCACAGCGTCGCCTTCCATCGGTTGTCGGACCAATTGTCGTCGATCGCGGATGGGCTGATCACGGCTTACTCCCTGTACTCAAGCGCCGAGGATCGGACGAGCTCGCTTATTTCCAAACTTCTGGACCTGGCCTTCCAAGCCGAACCCCTCGTGTGCGGTTCCTCGGCCGCCGCGATGGCTATCGCTGGATCGGCATACAGCAGCCTGCGCGCAGGAACCGGGCTCCACATCAACTGGGCCGACGTGTCCCACCGCACCAGAGGCAGCCAGGAGCGCTTCCTGAACGGTCTGGCGGGTTGGCTGAAACATTCCTCGCCCCTTGGCGTCATCCTCGACGACAAGGATCAAGGGCCGAGGGGGAGCGTAAACGCGATCTCAGGCAAGTTCTCCATCCTGACCTCGGCGCTGACCCGCCTGGTGCAGGGCGACAAACTGACGGTCACCCAAGTCGAGCCGCAAGGGCGATTCCTGAGTCGGTCCAGCTCAATAAGCGAAGCCCTGTCCAATCTGCAAACGCTTGGCGACGGCGGCAAAGGCATCGGCTACGGCACGGTCGCGGTCCAAAAGTACCGGCACACGGACGGCAGCATCGGATGGGTGGTCACCATCCCCGGCACCGACGGCAAGCCCGACTCGCCGATGGGCTGGGAGCAGAATTTGGAGTTGATGAGCTCCCGGGGTGACCAGCGCGAACGGGCCGCTTCCGCCCGCCTGGTCAGTCAAGCCCTGGAGCGGGCCGGCGTGGGCAGCAAGGACCAGGTGGCCTTGGTGGGCCACTCCCAGGGAGGGATCGTGGCCGCGGCGGTGGCGTCGGACCTGGGCGGGCGCTACAACATCAGCCATGTGGTCACCGCCGGCTCGCCGATCGCCAACCACCCGGTGCCCTCCAAGACCTGGGTCACATCCGTGGAGATGGATGATGAGCTGGTCTCCAGCCTCGACGGTTCCCGCAACCCCCAACGCGACAGCTGGCTCACCGTGCGCGGCAGCTCCGGTGCCAGCGGCACCCCTGTCCCCCATAGCGGCACGCAGGCCGAATTAACGCATGGGATGAGCTACCAACGAGCGGCCTGGCAGAATGCCGCAAGCCAAGGCACTCCGGCCTTGAACCGGCATGACCGCCATTTCAGGCAGATCACCCAAGGCAGTCTTGAGGGCACCATGTACTACCAGGGCCGGATGGGCCATTAA
- the purB gene encoding adenylosuccinate lyase has translation MDLTTIEPAIPLSPLDGRYRRQTAPLVEFLSEAALNRERIRVEVEWMILLACGCEENGFQPVLQGLEPLSPAQQAYLRSIPEDFGEHGIKALAGIEAKTRHDVKAVEYYIDLQLDQAPQSLKGGERLGRLKPLVHFGCTSEDINNVAYARSIKGAVERVWTPAAQGLVDLLSSMAQRHRSLPLLAMTHGQPATPTTLGKELAVYAHRLHRQLKQIQSQEYLGKWNGATGTYGAFQAAAPEVDWIALSQAFVTGRMGLVWNPLTTQIESHDWQSELYSTISHANRILHGLAVDMWMYISRGVFAQEPVRGATGSSTMPHKVNPIRFENAEANLEVSCALLDSLATSLSESRWQRDLTDSSTQRNIGSALAHSLLALDNMTVGMGSVHPNQEAMKAELEDNWEVLGEPIQTAMRAAALEGRPGMDQPYERVKELMRGKTIGKAQVEGFIRALGLDSQAQERLAQLTPATYTGLADELVDFERL, from the coding sequence ATGGACTTGACCACCATTGAACCAGCAATCCCCTTGAGCCCGTTGGATGGGCGTTACCGTCGGCAGACCGCGCCCCTAGTTGAATTCCTGAGCGAAGCGGCCCTGAACCGGGAGCGGATCAGGGTCGAGGTCGAATGGATGATCCTCCTGGCCTGCGGTTGCGAGGAGAACGGCTTCCAGCCTGTCCTGCAAGGTCTGGAACCCCTGAGCCCGGCCCAACAGGCCTACCTGCGGTCCATACCGGAGGACTTCGGCGAGCATGGCATCAAGGCTCTGGCCGGCATCGAAGCCAAGACCCGGCACGATGTCAAGGCGGTCGAATACTACATCGACCTCCAGCTGGACCAGGCCCCGCAGAGCCTGAAGGGCGGCGAGCGGCTGGGCCGGCTCAAGCCCCTCGTCCACTTCGGCTGCACCAGCGAGGACATCAACAACGTCGCTTACGCCCGTTCGATCAAAGGCGCTGTGGAGCGGGTATGGACGCCCGCTGCCCAAGGCCTGGTCGACCTTCTGTCCAGCATGGCCCAGCGGCACCGGTCCCTGCCCTTGCTGGCCATGACCCACGGCCAGCCGGCCACGCCCACCACCCTGGGCAAGGAGCTGGCTGTCTACGCCCACCGCCTGCACCGGCAGCTCAAGCAAATCCAGAGCCAGGAGTACTTAGGCAAGTGGAATGGCGCCACCGGCACTTACGGTGCCTTCCAGGCGGCGGCCCCCGAAGTGGACTGGATCGCCCTGTCCCAAGCGTTCGTGACTGGCCGCATGGGCCTGGTTTGGAACCCATTGACCACCCAAATCGAATCCCATGACTGGCAGTCCGAGCTCTACTCGACCATCAGCCACGCCAACAGAATCCTGCATGGCCTGGCCGTTGACATGTGGATGTACATTTCGCGGGGGGTCTTCGCCCAGGAGCCAGTGAGGGGGGCCACCGGCTCCTCCACGATGCCCCACAAGGTCAATCCCATCCGCTTCGAGAACGCGGAGGCCAACCTGGAAGTCTCCTGCGCCCTGCTGGACAGCCTGGCCACCAGCTTGAGCGAGAGCCGCTGGCAGCGTGACCTGACCGATTCCTCCACCCAACGCAACATCGGCTCGGCCCTGGCACACAGCCTGTTGGCCCTGGACAACATGACCGTCGGCATGGGATCGGTCCACCCCAACCAAGAGGCCATGAAGGCCGAGTTGGAGGACAACTGGGAGGTGTTGGGCGAGCCGATTCAGACCGCGATGAGGGCCGCCGCCCTGGAAGGCCGGCCCGGCATGGACCAGCCCTACGAGCGGGTCAAGGAGCTGATGCGGGGCAAGACTATTGGCAAAGCCCAGGTCGAGGGCTTCATCCGGGCTTTGGGCTTGGACTCGCAAGCCCAAGAACGGCTGGCCCAACTGACCCCGGCCACCTACACGGGCCTGGCCGACGAGCTGGTGGATTTCGAGCGCCTATGA
- a CDS encoding lysylphosphatidylglycerol synthase transmembrane domain-containing protein, which yields MKDSPKTRTDQAPHIEDTPPRRVHDLGDLIRATAGLVSIAIISLIAVYLRGVASGVESDVHKAGSRMDWLADVPTALLQQTVTVAVVIAVLVHLLFSREWLQSITAPLALFCGYGIIWIASTLIVHSTSLELINAFSSQSAIGSPVLLPDMYAGLAAFLSAAGPQRMRSSVKWGWNALYIVALIMVVISANSISAVLVSLLLGRSVGMVIRFAAGTQNKGVWGADLVQTLKSIGLEVVSLTRTASASEEGNLLEPTLDDDLVESSRIYQARTVQGQTYTVSVLDGQLHTAGYLMQLWQWIKLSGVSMRRDRSVRDSNQHHMAMLLGLRELGLPAMHPYGLAENGESSVFVLRDDERLNPIGPGQMSQEDARSLMDYLAQAHARGYTHRRITPDALARDQEGRALLAGWQNGDPASSSANMALDKVQLLALAASRIGTDTAIQTARSAWGDKTLISLIPFIQMVAVPKATRAQGEWSKQTLTGLREAVRALAPTDTTAQDGPVVLSRFSLRSFLALVLLVVAVVVVITQLNLQQVIEAARNADPWMAGMAFGFGCLTWVGCALTLGVFIDRDKRHPLTILISQVASSFTSVSMPAGVGPAFVNLQYLRRNGYNNTLATAIMSAIVAVQFATTFLLLVVIGLFTGRNTLSGMIPTNTLVIVIGVVAIVTALAMAIPYTRRMIVERLLPIVASYARQLVDVLTQPRRLALAALGAVIQSASLGLSFWASLMAFGWHTNVFETTFVFLLANTLGSAVPTPGGLGAIEAVLFSAFRLAGVPSAVAISATLVFRLVTYWLRIPLGATAMSWLGKRNLI from the coding sequence ATGAAGGACAGCCCCAAAACACGGACCGACCAAGCCCCGCACATAGAGGACACGCCCCCCCGCCGGGTTCACGACCTAGGCGACCTGATCCGGGCCACGGCCGGCTTGGTTTCGATTGCCATAATCAGCCTGATTGCGGTCTACCTGCGCGGCGTGGCCTCCGGCGTCGAATCCGACGTGCACAAGGCCGGCTCTCGGATGGACTGGCTGGCCGACGTGCCCACCGCCCTGCTCCAGCAGACGGTCACCGTCGCCGTCGTCATCGCCGTGCTGGTCCATCTGCTTTTCAGCCGCGAATGGCTCCAGTCCATCACCGCCCCGCTGGCCCTCTTCTGCGGTTACGGGATCATCTGGATAGCCTCCACCCTCATCGTCCACTCCACCTCCCTGGAGCTGATCAACGCCTTCAGCTCCCAGTCGGCGATCGGCTCGCCTGTCCTCCTGCCGGACATGTACGCGGGCCTGGCGGCCTTCCTAAGCGCCGCCGGACCCCAGCGCATGCGCTCATCGGTCAAGTGGGGCTGGAACGCCCTTTATATCGTCGCCCTGATCATGGTGGTCATCTCAGCCAACTCAATCAGCGCCGTCCTAGTCTCCCTCCTGCTGGGCCGGTCGGTCGGCATGGTGATCCGCTTCGCCGCCGGTACCCAGAACAAGGGCGTCTGGGGAGCCGATCTGGTCCAGACGCTCAAGTCGATCGGTCTCGAAGTGGTCAGCCTGACACGCACGGCCTCAGCCAGCGAAGAAGGCAACCTCCTGGAGCCCACCCTTGACGATGACCTGGTGGAGTCTTCACGCATCTATCAAGCGCGCACCGTTCAAGGTCAGACGTACACGGTTTCAGTCCTAGACGGGCAACTCCATACCGCCGGATACTTGATGCAGCTGTGGCAGTGGATCAAACTCTCCGGCGTCTCCATGCGCCGCGACCGCTCGGTACGCGACTCCAACCAGCACCACATGGCCATGCTCCTCGGCCTCCGTGAGCTAGGCCTGCCCGCCATGCACCCCTACGGCCTAGCCGAGAACGGTGAATCCTCGGTCTTCGTCCTACGCGACGACGAGCGCCTGAATCCGATCGGACCAGGCCAGATGAGCCAGGAAGACGCCCGATCCCTGATGGACTACCTAGCCCAGGCCCATGCCCGTGGCTACACCCATCGACGCATCACCCCTGACGCCCTGGCCCGCGATCAGGAGGGGCGCGCCCTGCTGGCCGGCTGGCAGAACGGGGACCCCGCCTCGTCCTCCGCGAACATGGCCTTGGACAAAGTCCAGCTGCTGGCTCTGGCCGCCTCCCGCATCGGCACTGATACCGCCATTCAAACCGCCCGGAGCGCTTGGGGGGACAAGACCCTGATCTCTTTGATTCCCTTCATCCAGATGGTGGCTGTGCCCAAGGCCACCCGCGCCCAGGGCGAGTGGAGCAAGCAGACCCTGACCGGACTCAGGGAGGCGGTGCGCGCCCTGGCCCCGACCGACACCACGGCACAGGATGGGCCGGTGGTCCTCTCCCGTTTCAGCCTGCGCTCCTTCCTGGCTCTGGTCCTTCTGGTCGTCGCGGTCGTCGTCGTCATCACCCAACTCAACCTCCAGCAGGTCATCGAAGCGGCGCGCAACGCCGATCCTTGGATGGCGGGCATGGCCTTCGGCTTCGGTTGCCTGACCTGGGTCGGCTGCGCCCTGACCTTGGGCGTCTTCATTGACCGTGACAAGCGTCACCCGTTGACCATCCTGATCTCGCAGGTGGCCTCCTCGTTCACCTCGGTCTCGATGCCGGCTGGCGTGGGCCCCGCCTTCGTCAACCTCCAATACCTGCGCCGCAACGGATACAACAACACCTTGGCCACCGCGATCATGAGCGCTATAGTGGCGGTCCAGTTCGCCACCACCTTCCTGCTTCTGGTCGTAATCGGCCTGTTCACCGGTCGCAACACCCTTTCTGGCATGATTCCGACCAACACCCTGGTCATCGTGATTGGCGTGGTCGCCATCGTAACCGCCCTGGCCATGGCCATTCCCTACACCCGCCGGATGATTGTCGAACGACTGCTGCCGATTGTGGCCTCCTACGCCCGGCAGCTGGTTGACGTCCTCACGCAGCCCCGTCGCCTGGCCCTCGCCGCCCTGGGCGCGGTCATCCAATCCGCCTCCCTGGGTTTGAGCTTCTGGGCCAGCTTGATGGCCTTCGGATGGCATACCAATGTGTTTGAAACCACCTTCGTCTTCCTGCTGGCTAAC